From a region of the Oryza sativa Japonica Group chromosome 6, ASM3414082v1 genome:
- the LOC4341030 gene encoding probable methyltransferase At1g29790, whose product MAKKSIQRDKEKLGRQRVIGTATPLALLLSWWLPCLRASMEGFCFARCRFTRLVVAMQLVMGVLVICISMASLHRFYTTDALLPGGLDDPARCARFHGAVAGGYSGFDIRALADRVDEVLVQLAELQDKLEATALKIGKKTKKRKGKGKLQQQENMTMTEFQRFLEDEVIHPLYGAHIVLRLIRIPRPDPDGGAPAVDPLVNFFAAEETRKYVTAKRNREGRPGAYGANRTYGSIGHACVVMRRELDEYMSYDVGALCPDDWDLGQRLMLGGCDPLPRRRCLARASKLFRRPLPINESLWALPDDGNVRWSRYHCRGYRCLSARNPRRGYDRCVGCFDMDREKQRWMQGSNGTTLADFRMEEVLAVKPGEIRVGLDVTVGTGSFAARMRERGVTVVTTAVNLGAPFAETVALRGLVALYAGLGQRLPLFDNSMDMVHTGGVLDGWVDLQMLDFVLFDWDRVLRPGGLLWVDKFACARKDLDDYMYMFLQFRYKKHRWVVSFKSRDEVYLSALLEKPLRS is encoded by the coding sequence ATGGCTAAAAAATCAATCCAAAGAGACAAAGAAAAGCTAGGCAGGCAGCGGGTGATAGGAACCGCGACGCCATTGGCGCTTCTTCTGTCTTGGTGGTTGCCGTGCCTGCGCGCATCGATGGAGGGGTTCTGCTTCGCGCGGTGCCGCTTCACGCGGCTGGTGGTGGCGATGCAGCTGGTGATGGGCGTGCTCGTCATCTGCATCAGCATGGCCAGCCTCCACCGCTTCTACACCACCGACGCCCTCCTCCCCGGCGGGCTGGACGACCCCGCCCGCTGCGCCAGGTTccacggcgccgtcgccggcgggtaCTCCGGCTTCGACATCCGCGCGCTGGCGGACCGCGTCGACGAGGTGCTCGTCCAGCTCGCCGAGCTGCAGGACAAGCTGGAGGCCACGGCGCTCAAGATCGGCAAGAAGAccaagaagaggaaggggaaggggaagctgcagcagcaggagaACATGACCATGACGGAGTTCCAGCGATTCCTGGAGGACGAGGTGATCCACCCGCTGTACGGCGCGCACATCGTGCTCCGGCTGATCCGCATCCCCCGCCCCGaccccgacggcggcgccccGGCCGTCGACCCGCTGGTCAACTTCTTCGCCGCGGAGGAGACGCGCAAGTACGTGACGGCGAAGCGCAACCGCGAGGGGCGGCCGGGCGCGTACGGCGCGAACCGGACGTACGGCAGCATCGGGCACGCGTGCGTGGTGATGCGGCGGGAGCTGGACGAGTACATGAGCTACGACGTGGGCGCGCTCTGCCCCGACGACTGGGACCTCGGCCAGCGCCTGATGCTCGGCGGCTGCGACCCCCTCCCCCGGCGTCGCTGCCTCGCCCGCGCCTCCAAGCTGTTCCGCCGGCCGCTCCCCATCAACGAGTCGCTGTGGGCGCTCCCCGACGACGGCAACGTCCGGTGGAGCCGCTACCACTGCCGCGGCTACCGGTGCCTGTCGGCCCGCAACCCGCGGCGCGGCTACGACCGGTGCGTGGGCTGCTTCGACATGGACAGGGAGAAGCAGCGGTGGATGCAGGGCAGCAACGGCACCACCCTGGCCGACTTCCGGATGGAGGAGGTGCTGGCGGTGAAGCCCGGGGAGATACGGGTGGGGCTGGACGTGACGGTGGGGACGGGGAGCTTCGCGGCGAGGATGAGGGAGCGAGGGGTGACGGtggtgacgacggcggtgaACCTGGGGGCGCCGTTCGCGGAGACGGTGGCGCTGCGTGGGCTGGTGGCGCTGTACGCCGGGCTGGGGCAGAGGCTGCCGCTGTTCGACAACAGCATGGACATGGTGCACACGGGCGGGGTGCTGGATGGTTGGGTGGACCTGCAGATGCTGGACTTCGTGCTCTTCGACTGGGACCGGGTGCTCCGCCCCGGTGGCCTCCTCTGGGTGGACAAGTTCGCCTGCGCGCGCAAGGACCTCGACGACTACATGTACATGTTCCTCCAGTTCCGCTACAAGAAGCACCGCTGGGTCGTCTCCTTCAAGTCCAGGGACGAGGTCTACCTCTCCGCCCTGCTCGAGAAGCCGCTACGCTCATGA